The Gemmata palustris genome includes a region encoding these proteins:
- a CDS encoding serine/threonine-protein kinase produces the protein MPLVSAPDCGTHSVYTKSAGYSPLPGYVLLEPLGRGGFGEVWKCEAPGGLHKAIKFVAGDSDGAPNTSTQLRQELDAFQQVKAIRHPFLLSLERVELVGDELVMVMELADKQLGDRYDECRTGGLPGIPRPELLGYLREAAEALDVIGAKYGLQHLDVKPANLFLTAGHVQVGDYGLVSKLDTGKNRQENRGLTPRYAAPEVLCGQVHTRSDQYSLALVYHELLTGTFPFNGRSVQQMMLQHMSAPPDLSGLPPPDRAVIGTALAKKPDDRFASCADFVNALSGGTSRSVTSLMASLLTPSPRGSGPIANPVPAAPAPAPPGASGAPTRGTGDANQATHRSTPSFVTPAPQPVPPQRTVPPPPAPARAPVVAERAPKPQPAGACLEQILSVVPVAWLQGKFAQVPGRPPAHLVNAVLRAAEAEAGMDSAMGAVSRESDGTWGCRFLTTIDPRVAQVKLDLLWEEGGVEMDSRTEGRVEFRKLVPVAAPTGWFGSVSKKPKPPDSGLQVVVELPDPGRGTGEVAVTGKFFGNPPPEFAKSGEKTIVKLIDGIRRTLNDVQDRRKHPRVPATFPLTLYPLQSDGRVEPPMKGFCRDVSAGGMALFCPVKPPTKYVYVAFEDVAGTAGLAVLLQVITADWQHDEVVVTGRYRLEFDSTNG, from the coding sequence ATGCCTCTTGTTTCCGCCCCCGACTGTGGTACGCACTCCGTGTATACCAAATCGGCCGGGTACTCCCCGCTTCCCGGATACGTCCTGCTCGAACCCTTGGGGCGCGGCGGGTTCGGGGAGGTATGGAAGTGCGAAGCACCCGGGGGGCTCCACAAAGCGATCAAGTTCGTTGCCGGTGATTCGGACGGGGCGCCCAACACCAGTACGCAACTCCGGCAGGAACTCGATGCGTTCCAGCAGGTTAAAGCGATCCGCCACCCGTTTCTGCTTTCCCTCGAGCGCGTCGAACTGGTCGGTGACGAGTTGGTGATGGTCATGGAGTTGGCCGACAAGCAACTCGGGGACCGGTACGACGAGTGCCGAACCGGGGGGCTCCCCGGCATCCCGCGCCCGGAACTCCTGGGGTACTTGCGCGAAGCGGCCGAAGCACTCGATGTGATCGGCGCGAAGTACGGGCTCCAGCACCTCGACGTGAAACCGGCCAACCTCTTTCTCACGGCCGGGCACGTGCAGGTCGGTGACTACGGCCTCGTGAGCAAGCTCGATACGGGGAAGAACCGCCAGGAAAACCGCGGACTCACGCCGCGCTATGCGGCCCCCGAAGTTCTCTGCGGGCAGGTTCATACCCGATCGGACCAATACAGTCTCGCGCTCGTGTACCACGAACTCCTCACGGGTACGTTCCCGTTTAACGGGCGCAGCGTGCAGCAAATGATGCTCCAGCACATGTCCGCGCCGCCGGACCTGAGCGGGCTCCCTCCGCCGGACCGTGCTGTGATCGGGACCGCGCTCGCGAAAAAGCCCGATGATCGGTTCGCGTCGTGTGCGGATTTCGTGAACGCGCTGAGCGGGGGCACGTCGCGCTCGGTTACGTCGCTCATGGCGAGTTTGCTCACACCATCGCCGCGCGGCTCGGGACCGATTGCGAACCCGGTTCCGGCGGCGCCCGCGCCCGCGCCTCCCGGCGCCTCCGGCGCGCCTACGCGCGGCACCGGTGACGCGAACCAAGCGACTCACCGCAGCACGCCGTCGTTCGTTACTCCCGCCCCGCAGCCGGTTCCCCCACAGCGCACGGTGCCTCCTCCGCCGGCCCCGGCCCGCGCGCCTGTCGTCGCCGAACGAGCGCCGAAACCGCAACCGGCCGGCGCGTGTCTCGAACAGATTCTTTCGGTTGTGCCGGTCGCCTGGTTACAAGGGAAGTTCGCCCAGGTGCCGGGTCGCCCGCCCGCGCATTTGGTCAACGCGGTGTTGCGCGCGGCGGAAGCCGAGGCGGGGATGGATTCCGCGATGGGAGCGGTGAGCCGCGAGAGCGACGGCACGTGGGGGTGCCGGTTCCTCACCACCATCGACCCGCGCGTGGCTCAAGTCAAACTCGACCTGCTCTGGGAGGAGGGCGGGGTCGAGATGGACTCGCGCACCGAGGGGCGTGTGGAGTTCCGCAAACTCGTGCCCGTGGCCGCACCGACGGGGTGGTTCGGCAGCGTGAGCAAGAAGCCCAAGCCGCCCGATTCGGGGTTACAGGTAGTCGTGGAACTACCGGACCCCGGGCGCGGTACCGGGGAAGTCGCGGTGACCGGAAAGTTCTTCGGGAACCCGCCCCCGGAGTTCGCGAAGTCGGGCGAAAAGACGATCGTGAAACTCATCGACGGCATCCGGCGCACGCTCAACGACGTCCAGGACCGGCGGAAACACCCGCGCGTTCCCGCGACGTTCCCCCTGACGCTCTACCCGCTCCAATCGGACGGTCGAGTGGAACCGCCGATGAAGGGCTTTTGTCGCGACGTGTCCGCGGGTGGAATGGCCCTGTTCTGTCCCGTGAAGCCGCCGACGAAATACGTGTACGTGGCGTTCGAGGACGTGGCGGGAACGGCCGGGCTCGCGGTGCTCCTCCAGGTTATTACCGCGGATTGGCAGCACGATGAGGTCGTGGTCACCGGCCGGTACCGGCTCGAGTTCGATTCGACTAACGGATAG
- a CDS encoding glycosyltransferase → MMTGFIRRVFTALTGVRSGDRTGRPRPPTADPFVMRLPIPSASVPPVPPVQVPEPPADPWRERWAQLETMLRDLDAALGPNPPAPTRRVLFFSTMPAWTDLSLVTAVVLAGRGCHVDFAWTPYPDIEDKPVSADEWARLTASGPATAHPRFRVINLLRVQPAVATPEMRAEAEASAYTDAQYVTRREEIDLAPGTPARAAFEFRLARNLATMTALAALAAEHRYDGMITPSGWVLEFGAAYRLARLVGLPCATLEIHDRRNFIHAGQTVPVLCQDNAAAWRADEPHEYSSKRDLRVRHILSGRKSGDWAEYIIRCQTTRPAPVEELLQQFGLDPEKRVALLCANVAHDSVVLGRSDVFKSHSDWIRRTIDLFARRADWQLLIRAHPAERLMEPDESVESAVREHCAGPLPPNVRLILPDNPVNTYALMSMAHVGLVHSSTAGLEMASSGLPVVVAGMAHYAGKGFTGDPRTPDEYATIVEEFMSGPARTAPRVIELARCYLDLYFNALPFPFPWVIGQPDDLLTWPVGRVLSPEGEARFGRTFDFLAGLPVPIDSRLQAIAE, encoded by the coding sequence GATGCGGCTCCCGATCCCCTCTGCGAGTGTCCCACCGGTGCCGCCCGTACAGGTACCCGAACCGCCCGCGGACCCGTGGCGCGAGCGGTGGGCGCAACTCGAAACAATGCTCCGCGACCTCGATGCCGCGCTCGGCCCCAACCCGCCCGCTCCGACCCGGCGCGTGTTGTTCTTCAGCACGATGCCGGCGTGGACCGACCTGTCGCTCGTTACGGCCGTCGTACTCGCGGGGCGAGGGTGCCACGTCGATTTCGCGTGGACACCATACCCCGATATCGAGGACAAGCCCGTCTCCGCGGACGAGTGGGCACGGTTGACGGCCAGCGGCCCCGCCACGGCACACCCACGATTCCGCGTAATTAACTTGCTTCGGGTGCAACCAGCGGTCGCGACGCCCGAGATGCGGGCCGAGGCCGAGGCGTCCGCATACACCGATGCCCAGTACGTCACCCGGCGTGAGGAAATCGACCTCGCGCCGGGCACCCCCGCCCGGGCCGCTTTCGAGTTCCGACTCGCTCGGAACCTGGCCACGATGACGGCGCTCGCGGCGCTCGCGGCCGAGCACCGGTACGACGGGATGATTACCCCCAGCGGCTGGGTGCTGGAGTTCGGGGCCGCCTACCGGCTCGCCCGCCTCGTTGGGTTGCCGTGTGCCACCCTGGAGATCCACGACCGCCGCAACTTCATTCACGCGGGGCAGACGGTGCCCGTCCTGTGCCAAGACAACGCCGCCGCGTGGCGGGCCGACGAGCCGCACGAATATTCATCGAAACGAGACCTGCGCGTCCGGCACATTCTGTCCGGCCGGAAGAGCGGCGACTGGGCGGAGTACATCATCCGGTGCCAAACGACCCGGCCCGCCCCGGTTGAGGAACTGCTGCAGCAGTTCGGCCTCGACCCCGAAAAGCGGGTGGCCCTGTTGTGCGCGAACGTGGCACACGATAGCGTCGTGCTGGGCCGCAGTGACGTGTTCAAATCGCACTCAGACTGGATCCGTCGGACAATCGACTTGTTCGCCCGGCGCGCGGACTGGCAGCTCCTGATCCGCGCCCACCCCGCCGAGCGCCTCATGGAGCCGGACGAATCGGTCGAGAGCGCCGTGCGGGAGCACTGTGCGGGACCGCTCCCGCCGAACGTCCGGCTCATCCTTCCGGACAACCCGGTCAACACCTACGCGCTCATGAGCATGGCGCACGTTGGATTGGTCCACAGTTCGACGGCGGGCCTCGAGATGGCATCCTCGGGGCTGCCGGTTGTGGTTGCGGGCATGGCCCACTACGCCGGTAAGGGGTTCACTGGTGATCCCAGAACCCCGGACGAATACGCGACCATTGTGGAAGAATTCATGTCCGGGCCGGCGCGCACCGCCCCGCGAGTGATCGAGTTGGCGCGGTGCTATCTCGACCTGTACTTTAATGCCCTGCCGTTCCCGTTCCCCTGGGTCATTGGTCAGCCCGACGACCTTCTAACTTGGCCGGTGGGGCGCGTCCTGTCTCCTGAAGGTGAGGCGAGATTCGGGCGCACTTTTGATTTCTTGGCGGGCCTGCCGGTGCCGATTGATTCGCGCTTGCAGGCGATCGCGGAATAG